A single genomic interval of Numenius arquata chromosome 14, bNumArq3.hap1.1, whole genome shotgun sequence harbors:
- the GLYR1 gene encoding cytokine-like nuclear factor N-PAC isoform X1, with protein sequence MAAVSLRLGDLVWGKLGRYPPWPGKIVNPPKDLKKPRGKKCFFVKFFGTEDHAWIKVEQLKPYHTHKEEMIKINKGKRFQQAVDAVEEFLRKTKGKDQASSHNSNEEKNRRNSSEERGKQSAGEEKRKAILSEGKLKKGTGEGKKRVSSVSSERGSKSPLKRAQDQSPRKRGRPPKDEKDLTIPESSTVKRVMTGTVAGFKWPPSVSEPVKDSDPHFHHFLLSQTEKPAVCYQAITKKLKVCEEETGSTSIQAADSTAVNGSITPTDKKIGFLGLGLMGSGIVSNLLKMGHTVTVWNRTAEKCDLFIQEGARLGRTPAEVVSTCDITFACVSDPKAAKDLVLGPSGVLQGIRPGKCYVDMSTVDADTVTELAQVIVSRGGRFLEAPVSGNQQLSNDGMLVILAAGDRGLYEDCSSCFQAMGKTSFFLGEVGNAAKMMLIVNMVQGSFMATIAEGLTLAQVTGQSQQTLLDILNQGQLASIFLDQKCQNILQGNFKPDFYLKYIQKDLRLAIALGDSVNHPTPMAAAANEVYKRAKALDQSDNDMSAVYRAYIH encoded by the exons tGCTTGGATCAAAGTGGAGCAGCTGAAGCCTTATCACACTCACAAAGAGGAAATGATAAAGATTAACAAGGGTAAGCGCTTCCAGCAAGCCGTGGATGCTGTAGAGGAGTTTCTTAGAAAAACCAAAGGCAAGGACCAG GCGTCTTCCCATAACTCCAATGAAGAGAAGAATCGGCGTAATTCCAGTGAAGAAAGAGGCAAGCAATCTGCTGGTGAAGAGAAACGCAAAGCCATTTTGTCTGAAGGGAAGTTGAAGAAGggcacaggggaaggaaaaaagagggtCTCTTCTGTATCATCAGAGAGAGGATCAAAATCACCTTTGAAAAGAGCCCAGGATCAGAGCCCCCGAAAGCGGGGGCGTCCACCCAAGGATGAGAAG GACCTCACAATTCCAGAGTCAAGTACAGTGAAGAGAGTGATGACTGGAACAGTGGCTGGATTTAAATGGCCACCAAGTGTCAGTGAG CCTGTGAAGGACAGTGATCCACACTTTCATCACTTCCTGCTGAGCCAGACAGAGAAG CCAGCTGTCTGCTATCAAGCCATCACAAAGAAGCTGAAGGTTTGTGAAGAG gaaACAGGATCCACTTCCATCCAGGCAGCAGACAGCACAGCAGTCAATGGCAGTATCACACCTACAGACAAAAA gATAGGATTTCTGGGACTTGGCCTGATGGGAAGTGGCATTGTGTCCAACTTACTGAAGATGGGTCACACTGTCACTGTCTGGAACCGGACTGCTGAGAAG TGTGATTTGTTCATCCAGGAGGGGGCACGGCTTGGAAGAACCCCCGCTGAAGTTGTCTCCACCTGTGATATCACCTTTGCCTGTGTATCAGATCCAAAAGCAGCGAAGGAT CTGGTACTTGGTCCGAGTGGAGTGTTGCAGGGGATTCGCCCAGGGAAGTGTTACGTGGATATGTCCACTGTGGATGCAGATACAGTCACAGAGTTGGCCCAG GTGATAGTGTCCCGAGGTGGTCGCTTTTTGGAAGCACCAGTCTCGGGAAATCAGCAGCTGTCTAATGATGGGATGCTTGTGATCCTGGCAGCTGGCGACAGGGGTTTATATGAGGACTGCAGTAGCTGTTTCCAGGCGATGGGGAAGACCTCTTTTTTTCTAG GTGAAGTAGGCAATGCTGCCAAGATGATGCTGATTGTGAACATGGTCCAAGGCAGCTTCATGGCAACGATAGCAGAAGGACTGACTTTGGCTCAAGTGACTGGCCAGTCCCAACAGACCCTTCTGGATATCCTCAATCAGGGACAACTTGCCAGCATCTTCCTGGACCAGAAGTGCCAAA ATATCTTGCAAGGAAACTTTAAACCTGATTTCTACCTGAAATACATACAGAAGGATCTTAGATTAGCTATTGCACTGGGCGATTCTGTCAACCACCCAACTCCCATGGCAGCTGCTGCCAACGAG GTCTATAAAAGAGCAAAAGCATTGGACCAATCGGACAACGACATGTCTGCAGTGTACAGGGCCTACATCCACTAG
- the ROGDI gene encoding protein rogdi homolog produces the protein MAAAMTSAAERAVLEEEFKWLLQEEVHAVLKQLQDILKEASHRFSLPTSGSGGAVKQENFVLSTLGTDQVKGVLTLQGDALCQADVNLKMPRNNQLLHFAFREDKQWKLQQIQDARNHVNQAIYLLVNRDVNHQFKTGSEVLKLMDAVMLQLSRARNRLTTPATLTLPEIASSGLTKMFTPALPPDILVNFYINLNKLCLTVYQLHVLQPSTTKNFKPSGGSILHNPGAMFEFGNQRYEVSHVHKVECVVPWLNDALVFFTVSLQLCQQLKDKISVFFSYWNYRPY, from the exons ATGGCGGCGGCGATGACGAGTGCGGCGGAGCGGGCGGTGCTG GAAGAAGAATTTAAATGGCTTTTACAAGAAGAGGTCCATGCTGTTTTGAAACAGCTGCAAGATATTTTGAAG GAGGCCTCTCACCGATTTTCCCTGCCCACCAGTGGCTCAGGAGGAGCCGTCAAGCAGGAGAACTTTGTGCTGAGCACATTGGG CACAGACCAGGTGAAAGGTGTGTTGACGCTGCAGGGAGATGCCCTGTGTCAAGCT gACGTTAATCTGAAAATGCCCAGAAATAATCAGCTGCTGCACTTTGCATTTCGGGAAGACAAGCAGTGGAAGTTGCAGCAG ATCCAGGATGCTAGAAACCATGTTAACCAAGCCATTTACCTGCTTGTGAACAGAGATGTAAACCACCAGTTCAAAACAGGCTCAGAGGTTCTCAAG CTTATGGATGCTGTGATGTTACAGCTCTCAAGAGCCCGAAATCGGCTTACCACTCCAGCCACTCTGACTCTACCAGAGATTGCCTCCAGTGGTCTCACG AAAATGTTCAcccctgctctgcctccagaCATCCTTGTGAATTTCTATATTAACCTGAACAAGCTCTGCCTGACTGTCTACCAACTCCAtgtgctgcagcccagcacaACCAAG aACTTCAAGCCATCTGGAGGGTCTATTTTACACAACCCTGGAGCTATGTT TGAGTTTGGCAACCAGCGGTATGAAGTCAGCCATGTCCATAAAGTTGAATGTGTTGTCCCATGGTTAAATGATGCCCTTGTCTTCTTCACAGTTTCactgcagctttgccagcaaCTGAAGGACAAG ATATCTGTTTTCTTCAGTTACTGGAACTACAGGCCATATTAA
- the GLYR1 gene encoding cytokine-like nuclear factor N-PAC isoform X3, whose translation MAAVSLRLGDLVWGKLGRYPPWPGKIVNPPKDLKKPRGKKCFFVKFFGTEDHAWIKVEQLKPYHTHKEEMIKINKGKRFQQAVDAVEEFLRKTKGKDQASSHNSNEEKNRRNSSEERGKQSAGEEKRKAILSEGKLKKGTGEGKKRVSSVSSERGSKSPLKRAQDQSPRKRGRPPKDEKDLTIPESSTVKRVMTGTVAGFKWPPSVSEPVKDSDPHFHHFLLSQTEKETGSTSIQAADSTAVNGSITPTDKKIGFLGLGLMGSGIVSNLLKMGHTVTVWNRTAEKCDLFIQEGARLGRTPAEVVSTCDITFACVSDPKAAKDLVLGPSGVLQGIRPGKCYVDMSTVDADTVTELAQVIVSRGGRFLEAPVSGNQQLSNDGMLVILAAGDRGLYEDCSSCFQAMGKTSFFLGEVGNAAKMMLIVNMVQGSFMATIAEGLTLAQVTGQSQQTLLDILNQGQLASIFLDQKCQNILQGNFKPDFYLKYIQKDLRLAIALGDSVNHPTPMAAAANEVYKRAKALDQSDNDMSAVYRAYIH comes from the exons tGCTTGGATCAAAGTGGAGCAGCTGAAGCCTTATCACACTCACAAAGAGGAAATGATAAAGATTAACAAGGGTAAGCGCTTCCAGCAAGCCGTGGATGCTGTAGAGGAGTTTCTTAGAAAAACCAAAGGCAAGGACCAG GCGTCTTCCCATAACTCCAATGAAGAGAAGAATCGGCGTAATTCCAGTGAAGAAAGAGGCAAGCAATCTGCTGGTGAAGAGAAACGCAAAGCCATTTTGTCTGAAGGGAAGTTGAAGAAGggcacaggggaaggaaaaaagagggtCTCTTCTGTATCATCAGAGAGAGGATCAAAATCACCTTTGAAAAGAGCCCAGGATCAGAGCCCCCGAAAGCGGGGGCGTCCACCCAAGGATGAGAAG GACCTCACAATTCCAGAGTCAAGTACAGTGAAGAGAGTGATGACTGGAACAGTGGCTGGATTTAAATGGCCACCAAGTGTCAGTGAG CCTGTGAAGGACAGTGATCCACACTTTCATCACTTCCTGCTGAGCCAGACAGAGAAG gaaACAGGATCCACTTCCATCCAGGCAGCAGACAGCACAGCAGTCAATGGCAGTATCACACCTACAGACAAAAA gATAGGATTTCTGGGACTTGGCCTGATGGGAAGTGGCATTGTGTCCAACTTACTGAAGATGGGTCACACTGTCACTGTCTGGAACCGGACTGCTGAGAAG TGTGATTTGTTCATCCAGGAGGGGGCACGGCTTGGAAGAACCCCCGCTGAAGTTGTCTCCACCTGTGATATCACCTTTGCCTGTGTATCAGATCCAAAAGCAGCGAAGGAT CTGGTACTTGGTCCGAGTGGAGTGTTGCAGGGGATTCGCCCAGGGAAGTGTTACGTGGATATGTCCACTGTGGATGCAGATACAGTCACAGAGTTGGCCCAG GTGATAGTGTCCCGAGGTGGTCGCTTTTTGGAAGCACCAGTCTCGGGAAATCAGCAGCTGTCTAATGATGGGATGCTTGTGATCCTGGCAGCTGGCGACAGGGGTTTATATGAGGACTGCAGTAGCTGTTTCCAGGCGATGGGGAAGACCTCTTTTTTTCTAG GTGAAGTAGGCAATGCTGCCAAGATGATGCTGATTGTGAACATGGTCCAAGGCAGCTTCATGGCAACGATAGCAGAAGGACTGACTTTGGCTCAAGTGACTGGCCAGTCCCAACAGACCCTTCTGGATATCCTCAATCAGGGACAACTTGCCAGCATCTTCCTGGACCAGAAGTGCCAAA ATATCTTGCAAGGAAACTTTAAACCTGATTTCTACCTGAAATACATACAGAAGGATCTTAGATTAGCTATTGCACTGGGCGATTCTGTCAACCACCCAACTCCCATGGCAGCTGCTGCCAACGAG GTCTATAAAAGAGCAAAAGCATTGGACCAATCGGACAACGACATGTCTGCAGTGTACAGGGCCTACATCCACTAG
- the GLYR1 gene encoding cytokine-like nuclear factor N-PAC isoform X2, which yields MAAVSLRLGDLVWGKLGRYPPWPGKIVNPPKDLKKPRGKKCFFVKFFGTEDHAWIKVEQLKPYHTHKEEMIKINKGKRFQQAVDAVEEFLRKTKGKDQASSHNSNEEKNRRNSSEERGKQSAGEEKRKAILSEGKLKKGTGEGKKRVSSVSSERGSKSPLKRAQDQSPRKRGRPPKDEKDLTIPESSTVKRVMTGTVAGFKWPPSVSEPVKDSDPHFHHFLLSQTEKPAVCYQAITKKLKVCEEETGSTSIQAADSTAVNGSITPTDKKIGFLGLGLMGSGIVSNLLKMGHTVTVWNRTAEKEGARLGRTPAEVVSTCDITFACVSDPKAAKDLVLGPSGVLQGIRPGKCYVDMSTVDADTVTELAQVIVSRGGRFLEAPVSGNQQLSNDGMLVILAAGDRGLYEDCSSCFQAMGKTSFFLGEVGNAAKMMLIVNMVQGSFMATIAEGLTLAQVTGQSQQTLLDILNQGQLASIFLDQKCQNILQGNFKPDFYLKYIQKDLRLAIALGDSVNHPTPMAAAANEVYKRAKALDQSDNDMSAVYRAYIH from the exons tGCTTGGATCAAAGTGGAGCAGCTGAAGCCTTATCACACTCACAAAGAGGAAATGATAAAGATTAACAAGGGTAAGCGCTTCCAGCAAGCCGTGGATGCTGTAGAGGAGTTTCTTAGAAAAACCAAAGGCAAGGACCAG GCGTCTTCCCATAACTCCAATGAAGAGAAGAATCGGCGTAATTCCAGTGAAGAAAGAGGCAAGCAATCTGCTGGTGAAGAGAAACGCAAAGCCATTTTGTCTGAAGGGAAGTTGAAGAAGggcacaggggaaggaaaaaagagggtCTCTTCTGTATCATCAGAGAGAGGATCAAAATCACCTTTGAAAAGAGCCCAGGATCAGAGCCCCCGAAAGCGGGGGCGTCCACCCAAGGATGAGAAG GACCTCACAATTCCAGAGTCAAGTACAGTGAAGAGAGTGATGACTGGAACAGTGGCTGGATTTAAATGGCCACCAAGTGTCAGTGAG CCTGTGAAGGACAGTGATCCACACTTTCATCACTTCCTGCTGAGCCAGACAGAGAAG CCAGCTGTCTGCTATCAAGCCATCACAAAGAAGCTGAAGGTTTGTGAAGAG gaaACAGGATCCACTTCCATCCAGGCAGCAGACAGCACAGCAGTCAATGGCAGTATCACACCTACAGACAAAAA gATAGGATTTCTGGGACTTGGCCTGATGGGAAGTGGCATTGTGTCCAACTTACTGAAGATGGGTCACACTGTCACTGTCTGGAACCGGACTGCTGAGAAG GAGGGGGCACGGCTTGGAAGAACCCCCGCTGAAGTTGTCTCCACCTGTGATATCACCTTTGCCTGTGTATCAGATCCAAAAGCAGCGAAGGAT CTGGTACTTGGTCCGAGTGGAGTGTTGCAGGGGATTCGCCCAGGGAAGTGTTACGTGGATATGTCCACTGTGGATGCAGATACAGTCACAGAGTTGGCCCAG GTGATAGTGTCCCGAGGTGGTCGCTTTTTGGAAGCACCAGTCTCGGGAAATCAGCAGCTGTCTAATGATGGGATGCTTGTGATCCTGGCAGCTGGCGACAGGGGTTTATATGAGGACTGCAGTAGCTGTTTCCAGGCGATGGGGAAGACCTCTTTTTTTCTAG GTGAAGTAGGCAATGCTGCCAAGATGATGCTGATTGTGAACATGGTCCAAGGCAGCTTCATGGCAACGATAGCAGAAGGACTGACTTTGGCTCAAGTGACTGGCCAGTCCCAACAGACCCTTCTGGATATCCTCAATCAGGGACAACTTGCCAGCATCTTCCTGGACCAGAAGTGCCAAA ATATCTTGCAAGGAAACTTTAAACCTGATTTCTACCTGAAATACATACAGAAGGATCTTAGATTAGCTATTGCACTGGGCGATTCTGTCAACCACCCAACTCCCATGGCAGCTGCTGCCAACGAG GTCTATAAAAGAGCAAAAGCATTGGACCAATCGGACAACGACATGTCTGCAGTGTACAGGGCCTACATCCACTAG